The Arachis ipaensis cultivar K30076 chromosome B07, Araip1.1, whole genome shotgun sequence genome includes a window with the following:
- the LOC107607266 gene encoding protein FAR1-RELATED SEQUENCE 5-like, translated as MVGFEVKDIYNAIEKQRRAGTSDTDNALTVFGDVIGFDATYGRNKYKCPLVIFSGVDHHMRTIVFGCTVLSKEGEESYVWLLRAFLKAMKGKAPKSVITDGDQAMKSAIKAVDDFEDIWNETVEEFGLQQNSWVKDMYEKKHMWSNAHIRGKFFAGLKTTSRRVVVADYKSAYGDPVVKTRLEELEWFAATVYTRKVFVLFREVLLLTSNVRVVSSKKTSTCTLFEVAMYRQGRSWNISWGEMDDEFRCSYLRMESIGIPCVHIVGVLIRLNMVVIPDSLVLGR; from the exons ATGGTTGGGTTCGAGGTGAAAGACATCTATAATGCAATTGAGAAGCAAAGAAGAGCTGGAACCAGTGACACGGATAATGCACTAAC TGTTTTCGGCGATGTTATAGGGTTTGATGCGACGTATGGGAGGAACAAGTACAAATGTCCCCTTGTGATATTCTCTGGCGTGGATCACCACATGCGCACTATTGTGTTTGGATGCACAGTTCTCTCGAAGGAAGGGGAGGAAAGCTATGTGTGGTTGCTTCGGGCATTTCTGAAGGCCATGAAAGGAAAGGCTCCTAAGTCTGTTATTACCGACGGTGATCAAGCCATGAAGAGTGCAATCAAAGCT GTCGATGACTTTGAAGATATATGGAATGAGACAGTTGAAGAATTTGGGTTGCAACAAAATTCATGGGTCAAGGATATGTACGAGAAGAAACATATGTGGTCGAATGCCCATATTAGGGGTAAGTTCTTTGCTGGGCTCAAGACAACATCAAG GAGAGTAGTGGTTGCTGATTACAAATCTGCTTATGGAGATCCGGTTGTGAAAACAAGATTGGAGGAGTTAGAGTGGTTTGCAGCAACAGTATACACACGAAAGGTCTTTGTCTTATTTCGGGAGGTGTTATTACTAACTAGCAATGTCAGAGTAGTTTCTTCGAAGAAGACAAGCACGTGTACATTGTTTGAGGTGGCCATGTATCGCCAAGGTAGATCATGGAATATTTCTTGGGGCGAGATGGATGATGAATTCAGATGCTCTTACCTGCGTATGGAATCCATTGGAATCCCCTGTGTGCACATAGTTGGTGTGCTTATTAGACTTAACATGGTTGTTATTCCAGATAGTCTTGTACTGGGTCGTTAG
- the LOC107607265 gene encoding protein FAR1-RELATED SEQUENCE 5-like — translation MIEFVDLKNAYDFYNEFGRIKGFSLRRSKVGRCKKAGSEGDIIWQIFVCSRQGERDAKHVHRIDRKMDPRPVTRCGCNARIKVHVDSRNGRWYVEFLSDEHNHDML, via the coding sequence ATGATAGAGTTTGTGGATTTGAAAAATGCTTATGACTTCTATAACGAGTTCGGTCGAATTAAGGGATTTTCCTTAAGGCGGTCGAAGGTAGGGCGCTGCAAGAAGGCAGGATCTGAAGGAGACATTATATGGCAAATTTTTGTGTGCTCACGACAAGGTGAACGAGATGCAAAGCATGTTCATAGAATTGATAGGAAGATGGATCCTAGACCAGTAACGCGATGCGGGTGTAATGCGCGAATAAAAGTTCATGTTGACTCAAGGAACGGGCGATGGTACGTTGAGTTCCTCTCCGATGAACATAACCATGACATGTTGTAG